The sequence GGATATGAGTGTTAAATGGCCCAACTGTACACACTCATTTGGGTGTGGGCCGCCCGGTTGACAGTCCTGTACTTACATGTGATGGTTGGTGATATGTTTAGGTACATTTCATTTCGATTAAGCTTTATAATACTAAGTTGTGTTCTGCGCGAATAGATTCTAATGCCAAATTTGGACTTCGTCCCCACATTAAAATTCGCACATGTTCCTCCTTTTTGTTGGAAAGTATTCTAATACACCCTAGTTGGAAAAAATCTATTCTAACTACCCCACTCTTTTTCTCACTACCCTACATTTTTTCCCTTTCCCTTCCTACCCTTTCTTTCCtcataatatatattgttttctttttctttttgttttcaaatacaGTGGGACCCGCCGAgatcttttcttttccttttcttttatattatttttgtttacgtggtcccattttatttttttgtactaaccagattttttttccaatttttttagcAAATTTCCTTATTTAAGAATATTAATGATCAATATAGCTAAAAAtataggaatttttttttttcaattcagtTTTCTGTTTacctaaaaaatatatttttataaataataaaataagaaaaatattatttttaataatatattttaatcaacaatttcaaaaataaacttaataaaatatttctgtaaaatatttttctaaactaaaatttttaatatattttgtataaaccttttcaaatttaaaataagatagTTCATATTTCAATAAACAATTAATtgcaaaaatatttatcaaagttATTtcagtaatattaaaaaataaaaaaaacaataaaatgtgtatttcaataatattttaataaaaaattaatattaaaaatatataataaaatatttacataattttggatatataaaaatatttcaaaaatacaaatttaatataCCATGCATTTCAATAATGTTTTAATCAacagttaattttaaaaataaatttaataaaatatttatataaattattttccttaattaatcaatatgctttgattctataaataaatttatttgtcTTAAAAGCTTTTGCTTAAATAGATGTAGTTGTTAAAAACATGAatgcatttaaattatttttaatctacATTTTTCATTAAACAGAAGGATATATAAAATTGAAgacttaatattatatttatgggTTATTAGTAATTTAAACCTCCAACTATTTTGAAATCGAATGAAAAACCTCcaactaaaattttatgtattgtgGACTACTAGTAGTACTCAGACTACCTTGAATTACCTTGGATTACCTTGTACTACTATGTTTATGCATATTTCTAAgaactttatatttttggcttattatatatttttggcagatataacttatatattttgaagttatatGTCCATATATCTGTTTAAATCAAATTAGTCGtgaaatctttaaaatttcttaaGTTGTTAGAAAACTTATCATTTCCACAAAAAACCTTCCTTATCTTCCTTACTTAGTGTCTAGATGGTGATGCCATAATAAGGTGAATTATACAAATTgcatattttctgatttttttttctatgcaaGTGTTATATATGATCTAAAACTGTCTAAATGCATTGGTTTTactaaaatttctttattttttacgTAGTATTACTAATAAATGTTGAAATTTGCAAAAGTATTACTATGAATAAGATAGTATTACTACTACCTTGGGTACTACTAAgtgtaaatataataatagtgtttttaaaatatttggcaTGCACACATTTAAAATGAgtgaaattttaattatatattaataacatgGGTTAAATATGTTATAGACGATCTAAATATGTATGaagctttttttatttatcttagtAATACCTAGTAAAACTAGTAGTTCAAAGTTTTTCTTGCAGtcagtattttatttttaattttactttatttagttGTACATATAATACCagtgtatgatatatatatatatatatgttttaaatgtataatttaatattaaaaaaattctaagcaGATGTTAAATACAAATTCTTGAAAAAGAGATTTGTATATGATCTATACGACCaacaaaagaaatttttattgcTAGTATTTCATTCGAATCCTAGCAAATGATAAAAATCGATTAGCTTTTGATTTGTTTGAAAATTTGCTAGGAGTTATACGCATATTCGGGTGGGTCTAAAGCTTAGTGAAAAACTGAATTTTTGGGGATTAATCGAAGATCAATTTTGGGGTTTTATTTtactttcaaaataaatgtatatatttgcaaaaaataaataaatgtatatcTACTGTAGTTATGTAAATTAAAGCTGGATATCACGTGGTCTGGTGGTAGTGTtctttgattgtttgttttgcgtattttattttaaacagaaTACATACAAAATCTAGTGTATGGAAATATACAATGGAGTGACATGTGGTCTGGTGGTGCCGTGCTTGTTTCTTAACCAGCCAACCCCGTGTTCGACcacgggttttttttttttttttctttttaatgagTGGCAGTTTAGTAATTATCTCTTCGTTTTCCTATTAGGGCTTTGGCGATTTTGCAAATTTCTTCTGCGGCCGCCATGGATTTTCTTCAAAGAATCTTAAGTTTTTATGGGTTTTACTTGTTGTTTGTACATCAAAACTATAGATTAATCGATACTCATTGATTTGGAATTTCAAAATCgcgaaaaacaaaacattttttgttttaatacacCTAAATATCAGATGGACAGAAATTGCCATGGACATGAGCTGAACTCGCCGGAAAGTTGGGCATCTTCCCCGcgttttagagagagagagagagagagagagagagaggtcttTGTCGACAGAGTAAGGGGGGAAAGGAAAACCTTCGGGATAGGTAAGAGGGTTAGCTTAGGTTGGATTGTAATTTACATAATTCATTAAGGCTATTATAGTATTTAGCCATGTTTctgtaattaaaagaaaataaaaataaataatttattaagatGGGACAAAATAGAAGAAAGCTTGTAGTAACTAGGGCAAATTAGAATAAAGTCCCTTTTTGTTGCGTCTATAAATGAGAAGGGAGCATCTTTCATCTTTAAGAGGCTAAAACATCACGTTGTTTCGCGCATCCAAACGTCGATGCTTTGCTGTTTTTGTCGTAGCGAAGCCTAATTTCTCAGTTAACGTTCCCCAAACTCTCATATCCCTTTACAGTAGCGAAGCCAAAAGTGAGATCAATCTCTGCGCCGATCAAGTGTTCGACAGAATGCTTCTGTGTGGAGATATGGCGACGAAGTTTGCTTCTCCTGTCTTGATGGCGAAATCATCCGAATTGAGTAAAAGAAACAAGAGGAGATCTATAAGGATGTTCAAGTGCAGAGCCGCCGGAGCTGACGGCGGACGCGCGACCGTCGGAGACGACGTGTTTTCCGTCACGACTGCTTCCAAGTACGAAGTGGACTATCTGGGTCAAAGCACCAAGGGAGATTTGAATCTCAAGCTTGACCCTCTCCACTCATTTGGTACACACTTCCTTTTTCCTTTGTGCTGCTAGTTTTAGGGAATTTTCGGACAAGGCTTCGGTGTCTGGTCGGAGAAATTAGTGTTAGGCTGTTGTTATGTTTATTGAAATGAATAAGAGTTAAAAGGTTGAACCTTTTTTTCTTGTGGGTGTCTCGTTGACtcaaaatattacattttgTTGCTTTGTTACATACAAATGTAATTTCGTTATTAGAAAAATGTTAACTTTTCCTTTCTCTAGTTTTCAGAATTGAAATTTGAGTTTTTATGGAATTTTAGGACAAAGCTTTCCGTGTCTGGTTAGAGAAATTGAGTTAGGCTCTGGTTCTGTTTATTGAGATGAATAATATAGCTAAAGGTTGAACCTTTTTATGATGGACTCGTCTGTCTCGCTGTAGGAGCAGATGCAAAGTAGACTTTTCTCCTCTGTTTGTTTATATAGTATAGTGTGATGATTGAAAAATGTTGACTTTGTATACCCATGTAGGAAATGGGCAGGCTACGTTGGAGGGTCCCATTGAGGAGGTAGCGAGGACAGAGGCTCAAGCGGCTGAGAATTTGATTAGAGAACTGGGTATCCAAGTTCGTTTTCTAATCCTTTTGTAGTTGGTGTTTTGAGGGTAGCTTTGTTGGGAAGAGATGTCTCTAGACTCTCTACTGGGTTTATTTGTATCTGATGATCACTCACTTGTCTCACACTTTCTTGCAGGGTCCTTTCTCTGCTCAACACTCTCCTCGGGGTATATTTTGTAGTCGTACATTGAATCTACGGTCCATTAGTGCAATTGGATATGATATGGATTACACTCTGATGCACTACAATGTCATGGTGAGTTCTTCTTTTCTCTCATACATAAGTAGGAAAAGATACACTAATACTTGATGTGGATTTGTGGGCTTGTTCTCAGGCTTGGGAAGGAAGGGCTTATGATTACTGCATGGAAAATCTAAAGAACATGGGTTTCCCTGTTGATGGACTTTCTTTTGACCCTGAACTGGTGATTGTCTTTATTCTTTTGAAAGGTTCCACATTGTTAGTATCATCTCTAGTTTTCTTAAGTGCTAAGCACCAAATATGTCATGTCTTATTATAGGTTATCAGGGGGCTCATGATAGACAAAGAGAAAGGAAATTTAGTCAAGGCTGATAGATTTGGGTATGTGAAGAGAGCCATGCACGGTACAAAGATGTTATCAAACAAAGCTGTCAGGTATGGTTTCGCCATGTGAAAAAACTTGTCTTTGTTCTCTATTTGAAGTCAGTCTTATTCTCTTGTTGCCTTTGTATGGATGACAGTGATATCTATGGAAGGGAGTTAGTTGATCTTCGGAACCAGAGTCGATGGGAGTTTCTCAatacatttttttctgtttcagaGGCTCTGGCTTATGCACAGGTAACTTATATAAAATCATTCTTGCTAAAAAAACTTCCCACAAGGGTTTCTACTGAgaaattttagttttcaaattGTTTCAGATGGTTGATAGATTGGATGATGGATCCATCTCGGCAGATCTTGGCATTCTTGATTACAGAGGACTGTACAAGGTTCTTTACTTCCAGCACCCATCATTGAATTGAAAGCTTTGCATATTATTCACCTCTAATCAAAAATTTTCAGGCTGTTGCAAAAGCTCTCTTCAGAGCACATGTTGAAGGACaacttaaggttgatagtttctCCATTCTGCAATTACTTTCTTTAAAAATTGAGTTTCTCAGGTCCCTAATTAATAGCAATTATCTTCGTAGAGTGAGATAATGTCCAAGCCGGAACTATTTGTGGAGCCAGACCCTGAACTACCTTTAGCTCTTTTGGATCAAAAGGAGGTAATGTTTCTGTCT is a genomic window of Brassica napus cultivar Da-Ae chromosome A2, Da-Ae, whole genome shotgun sequence containing:
- the LOC106414712 gene encoding 5'-nucleotidase domain-containing protein 4-like, giving the protein MLLCGDMATKFASPVLMAKSSELSKRNKRRSIRMFKCRAAGADGGRATVGDDVFSVTTASKYEVDYLGQSTKGDLNLKLDPLHSFGNGQATLEGPIEEVARTEAQAAENLIRELGIQGPFSAQHSPRGIFCSRTLNLRSISAIGYDMDYTLMHYNVMAWEGRAYDYCMENLKNMGFPVDGLSFDPELVIRGLMIDKEKGNLVKADRFGYVKRAMHGTKMLSNKAVSDIYGRELVDLRNQSRWEFLNTFFSVSEALAYAQMVDRLDDGSISADLGILDYRGLYKAVAKALFRAHVEGQLKSEIMSKPELFVEPDPELPLALLDQKEAGKKLLLITNSDYHYTDKMMKHSFNKFLPNDMDWRDLFDMVIVSARKPEFFQMSHPLYEVVTGEGLMRPCFKAETGGLYSGGSAQMVESSLNVHGDEILYVGDHIYTDVSVSKVHLRWRTALICRELEEEYMALIGSRGHREELIELINQKEVVGDLFNQLRLALQRRSKGRPAQTLAATNLADQELTETMQKLLIVMQRLDDKIGLMLESDGELFNKRWGFLSRAGLWDKSHLMRQIEKYADIYTSRVSNFLNYTPFMYFRSQEQSLAHDSPLPNAAVEIPDAALEN